A single window of Pseudanabaenaceae cyanobacterium SKYG29 DNA harbors:
- a CDS encoding NifU family protein, whose protein sequence is MALALTRENVEQVLDTMRPYLLADGGNVELVEIDGPVVRLRLQGACGACPSSTMTLRMGIERKLREEIPDIGEVEQVF, encoded by the coding sequence ATGGCTCTAGCATTAACTCGGGAGAACGTTGAACAAGTTCTTGATACAATGCGCCCCTACCTGCTAGCAGATGGTGGGAATGTGGAATTGGTAGAAATTGATGGACCAGTTGTACGGTTGCGGTTGCAGGGTGCCTGTGGTGCTTGCCCTAGTTCTACGATGACTCTGCGCATGGGTATTGAACGGAAATTACGGGAGGAAATCCCTGACATTGGGGAGGTAGAACAGGTTTTTTAA